Within Runella rosea, the genomic segment ACTCTCGCTCAGTCCGCGAGTGGTCAAGGGTATTCCCGCCAGCGCCGGAACGGCATAACTGCTCGAAATACCCGGCACTACCTGTGTTTCGATACCGTGGCGCTGGGCGTACTCCAATTCTTCATAACCCCTACCAAAAATAAACGGGTCGCCGCCTTTTAGGCGAACTACGTGGCCGTATTGTTGGGCATATTCTACAATCAAATGGTTTATTACGTCCTGATTGCAACTATGCTGGGCAAAGCGTTTTCCGACGTTGACAATGATACATTCGGGCTTACAATACTCCAACAACTCCGTGCTTGCCAGCGCATCATGCAGCACAACATCAGCAGATTTTAGGGCTTTAATACCTTTGAGGGTTATTAAATCGGGGTCACCTGGTCCCGCACCAATGAGCGTAACTTTCATATCTTAGCTATCTTTTCCAAATTCCACCAGCGCTAATTCAGGCTCACCTTCGCTCTCCAATTGTTGCTGACGAATTTGATTTACTTTCCCAATAAAATGCGCAGCTTTGGCCACAAACCCTTCGGCAAACTCCTGTATCGGTTCGTTCTTATTGATGCTAAACACCAACTCTTTAAACGAAACTCCTTCGGAAAGATCGCTAAAATCAGCCCCGAAATGCTCGTCAAAATCCTTCACAATCCCGTACTGTGTATTGGTCGCCACTCCTTTGCTTACCAATAATGCTTTGGCACCCGTTACAAATACGTTGTAAGCGTGATAAATGGCATCGGCCCAGATTTTCTTTTCGAGGTTTTCGGTGGCCCAGTTGAGTTTGTCGTTGGCCTCAATAATTGTCGTAGCCACCAAATCAATCAACACGCTGGCGCATTCTCCCACTCCAACTTCGGTTTGGAAAGGCTCTTCGTGGTCCCAGTCAACGTAGTCACTGCTAACCACCGTGGTCAAATCAGCCAACGGTTTGAGCATTGAATAAAAATATTTATTACCCTGACGCAGGAAATAATCGTTATAATATTCTCCCTCAAAGGCGTTGGTTTCATAATCGTTCAACAACGTCCGTAAAGCCGCAGGGCCACGTTTGGTGGGAAGTTTGATGACTTTATCGCCCATCATTCCTTCACCCGCTCCGTTGAAGCCTCCACCCAACAAGACCTGCAACGCGGGCAAAACGAGTTTGCCATTTTTGATGGAACTGCCGTGAAAACCAATGTTGCAGGCACTGTGTTGACCACAGCCATTCATACAACCACTGATTTTGATTTTGATGTCATTGTTGTAAATAATATCAGGAAACTCTTCCTTCATCATCGTTTCTAACACACGGGTAATACCGTAGCTGCTCGAAATCGCCAGATTACAAGTATCGGTACCTGGGCAGGTGGTAATGTCAGCCGTGGTATCAAAACCAGGTTCTGCCAAGCCCAATTCATTGAGTTTTGCATAAATAGCGGGCAAATCTTCGGCTTTTACAAATCGAAGAATATATCCCTGATTGACCGTTACCCGAATGTCATCGGCGGCGTATTCACGTACGATGTCTGCCAATTTACGCGCGGTTGATGAGTGCATATCACCCAACAACACCCGCAATTGTACTGCGTACCAGCCTTTTTGTTTTTGTTCAAAAACGTTGGTCTTAAGCCAATGCACGTAAGGGGCATTTTGTTCGGGCTCAGCCGCAATCAAATCTTCGCGAGTTAGCTTGCTTTCACTTGCCTTTAATAAATCATTGGCCGCAAAGGCTAGAGGTTCAATGGCATACTCTTTATTTTTAAGGGCCTTTTGCTCCTCTTCTACCCGTTTCAAAAATTCCTCCAAACCAATATCAGCCAACAAAAACTTCATGCGTGCTTTGTGGCGACGCACACGCTCGCCATAACGGTCAAATACACGAATCACAGATTCGATAAACGGAATCACGAATCGCTCTTCCAAAAACTCATGGGCGACCTTAGCCAAAAGCGGTTGCGCGCCCAATCCTCCGCCCACCAACACTTTAAAGCCATTGATCTGGGTGCCATCTTCAGCTATTTTTGCTACTGGAATCAACCCTACATCGTGCATAAATGCATAGGCCGAATCTTTCGCAGATGATGAGAGCGCAATTTTAAACTTGCGACCCATGTCCTGACAAATTGGATTGCGCAGGAAGTATTCAAAAATAGCATGAGCGTGGGGCGTAACATCAAAAGGCTCTTCGGGGTCAACACCCGCCCGTGCTGAGGCAGTTACGTTACGAACGGTATTTCCGCAGGCTTCGCGCAACGTAATATTTGCATCTTCCAACTCAGCCCAAAGCGCTGGCGAATCTGCCAGTTTCACGAAGTGAAGTTGAATGTCCTGACGCGTGGTAGCGTGCAGGTTTCCAGTGGCATATTTATCGGAGCAATCGGCAATGCGCACCAATTGATCGGCTGTAATGCGTCCGTAAGGCAATTTGATGCGAATCATCTGCACTCCTGGCTGACGCTGTCCGTATACTCCACGGGCTAGACGAAACTTACGAAACGCTTCTTCGGGTACTTCACCACTGCGAAATACACTAATTTTACTTTCCAGCTCCAGTATATCGCGACGGGCGGCTTCGCTAACGTTTGGTGAGAATGGGATTGTCATAGTACCTATATTCTATCGACTTAATATTTTTATTTTTAAACGTAAAAAGGCTTTTAGAGCCTTTGGAGTAATAGTTTTGGAGATTTCCTACAATTATATTTTTAAATTATAGACGACTCAATCCTATTGAATTACTATTGTTATGCAAATTTGGTTGATGCTCAGCTAAAATCCTAATCAAGAATCATAAAAAAAAGAATAGGCCATAACCGAAAGTTATATCTTTTCGTTATAACCTATTCTTCTAGATGCTATTCGTTTAATACTTCACAAGTCGTTTTCGGTCAACGAAGTCACCTAATTGCAGGTCAATAAAGTAAGAACCCGCAGGGTATGTGCGAACATTGATAGACTGACGGAATAAATCGCTGGTTTTCTCAAATTCGCCCCGCCAAACTTCCTGTCCAGTGATGCTACGCAGTCGAAGCGTTACTTTTCCTCTCAGCCCATTGGTAAAGCTGACATCAGCTACTCCATCCGTAGGGTTGGGGCTGATGGCAAAATCTTTTTCGGGCAATGTCTCATTGGATAAAATCTGAACATTACGCACATAGATAGTCGCGCTGGCAGAATCCAAGCATACGTCAGAACCAGTCCCTTTGACCAAATACGTAAGCGTACGACTTGGGCGGGCAATCACTTGCGGTCCGAGCGTAGCACTGAGACCCTCCGAAGGCGACCAATTGATGACCGACGCGCCCCGAGCCTGAAGAGTTACGGCTTCGCCCGGATTGATAAACTGCGCCGAAGCTTGTATTTGTACCGAAGCTTTCATACCCACTTGTGCGGTGATGTTGTGCGCCACGTTCAGACCCGTCCGGACAATATAGCGGTCCCAGTTTCCGCTTGAATTGCGCTCCCACGAGGTCGCATTGAGCGACTCGCCATTGAGGGTAGTCGTGAGCGCCACGGTATCTCCCGCTACGTAATCCAATTCAATACCAATCAAGAATGACAAGTTATTTTGGCGCGACAAATCAATATTTTGGTCAAATACAACGGTAGTGGCACGGTTGTTTCGAACATCATCCAAAATCCGTCGAAGCGGGACCTCCTTGGTTGTCAATTCAGACCCTGGTCCTCCTTGAAAACCGCGTGCATTCCACACTTTCACCCGCACAACCGCTTCCGTTTCATTTCCTCGGGCGGCTTTTGCCACGCCAAATTTAAGCGAAGCTCCTCGCAAATTGGTATAGCCAAGCGTATTGGGAAACAGTTCGGCCACGGCTTGTGTTCGTCGACTGTTTTGCCCCGATACATATCCCGTGCCCGTCGATTGCCGAATGACCGTCCCCGTGCCCGTAAAATTGGTTACGGTAGCGCATAACCCTGCATTGACAACTTCAATATACTGCGTTTTGGTCAACGGAGTGGAAGCCCCCGACGCGTTGGAAACTGTCAGCGTCACTTTAAACTTACCCGCAGTTCGGTAGGTTACCGTTGGATTTTGCTCAGTAGCAACCGCTGGGTCTCCACCTTCAAATTCCCACTGCCAAGCCGTTGGAAAGTTGGTAGACAAGTCCGTAAATTTTACTTGTGCACCCAACAATACGACCCGGTTTTCAGCTTCAAAGTTTGGTGTAGGTCTTCCCACCACCAACTGCCCACACACATTAGAAGTGAGTAAACTGGAGCGTCTGGGGCTTACTTCCATTACCGCCCGCATCCGCGTTTTTTGGTCTCTGGTAAAGATATTAAAACACGCATCATCTGAATAATCCATGTAGTTTTCCACCATATTAGCGGTTCCGCAGCTCATCCTACCTTTCTGACAACCACGGCTTTCGGAAGCCTGCGAAGGTGTATCCGCACAAAAATCGTCTCCGCAGTTAGAATCGCCCCAGATATGGCGCAGCCCCAACCAGTGCCCAGTTTCGTGCGTGAGAGTACGGCCTAAATTATAGGGTGCGCGCAGGAGTGAGAAGTTTCCTTTTTGCGCATTTCCAAAATTAGCATAGTTAATCACTACCCCATCGGTACTGGCCGCGCCACCGCTTCCAGGAATCCCCGAAAGGTTGGAATTACTCGGAAACTGGGCATAACCGAGGAGGTTGTCATCCTGAGCAGCAAAGTCCAGAACCCAAATATTATAGTACTTGTTGGGATCCCAAGAGGTCGTGGGTTTCAGCGAACCTTCAATATCATTCCGTGCCCAATTGGTACGGTTGCCGTTTACGCGGTCAATACCTGGCTCAGCCATACGCTGCCCCTGGGGGTTAAATTGAGCCAAACAAAACTCAATTTCAATATCTGCTCCGCGCGAATCGCTGTTAAAACCATT encodes:
- the cobA gene encoding uroporphyrinogen-III C-methyltransferase, which codes for MKVTLIGAGPGDPDLITLKGIKALKSADVVLHDALASTELLEYCKPECIIVNVGKRFAQHSCNQDVINHLIVEYAQQYGHVVRLKGGDPFIFGRGYEELEYAQRHGIETQVVPGISSSYAVPALAGIPLTTRGLSESFWVVTGTTKDHKLSNDLALAAQSSATVVVLMGMHKLTEIVETYAQLGKLELPVAIIQNGTRPDEKIVTGKVGNILQLVQAEGIGSPAIIVLGAVAQLADNVKKFTQLVNY
- a CDS encoding M43 family zinc metalloprotease: MLKICTRAFLSLLVLLSFFAQAQRRTEPCATMEMDSLLRLRNPSEGSLDEFERDLQRKMVQIKARMASGKGAAEIITIPIVVHVIHSGEAIGTGRNISQAQVQAQIETLNEDFRRRVNTNGFNSDSRGADIEIEFCLAQFNPQGQRMAEPGIDRVNGNRTNWARNDIEGSLKPTTSWDPNKYYNIWVLDFAAQDDNLLGYAQFPSNSNLSGIPGSGGAASTDGVVINYANFGNAQKGNFSLLRAPYNLGRTLTHETGHWLGLRHIWGDSNCGDDFCADTPSQASESRGCQKGRMSCGTANMVENYMDYSDDACFNIFTRDQKTRMRAVMEVSPRRSSLLTSNVCGQLVVGRPTPNFEAENRVVLLGAQVKFTDLSTNFPTAWQWEFEGGDPAVATEQNPTVTYRTAGKFKVTLTVSNASGASTPLTKTQYIEVVNAGLCATVTNFTGTGTVIRQSTGTGYVSGQNSRRTQAVAELFPNTLGYTNLRGASLKFGVAKAARGNETEAVVRVKVWNARGFQGGPGSELTTKEVPLRRILDDVRNNRATTVVFDQNIDLSRQNNLSFLIGIELDYVAGDTVALTTTLNGESLNATSWERNSSGNWDRYIVRTGLNVAHNITAQVGMKASVQIQASAQFINPGEAVTLQARGASVINWSPSEGLSATLGPQVIARPSRTLTYLVKGTGSDVCLDSASATIYVRNVQILSNETLPEKDFAISPNPTDGVADVSFTNGLRGKVTLRLRSITGQEVWRGEFEKTSDLFRQSINVRTYPAGSYFIDLQLGDFVDRKRLVKY
- a CDS encoding HEPN domain-containing protein gives rise to the protein MTIPFSPNVSEAARRDILELESKISVFRSGEVPEEAFRKFRLARGVYGQRQPGVQMIRIKLPYGRITADQLVRIADCSDKYATGNLHATTRQDIQLHFVKLADSPALWAELEDANITLREACGNTVRNVTASARAGVDPEEPFDVTPHAHAIFEYFLRNPICQDMGRKFKIALSSSAKDSAYAFMHDVGLIPVAKIAEDGTQINGFKVLVGGGLGAQPLLAKVAHEFLEERFVIPFIESVIRVFDRYGERVRRHKARMKFLLADIGLEEFLKRVEEEQKALKNKEYAIEPLAFAANDLLKASESKLTREDLIAAEPEQNAPYVHWLKTNVFEQKQKGWYAVQLRVLLGDMHSSTARKLADIVREYAADDIRVTVNQGYILRFVKAEDLPAIYAKLNELGLAEPGFDTTADITTCPGTDTCNLAISSSYGITRVLETMMKEEFPDIIYNNDIKIKISGCMNGCGQHSACNIGFHGSSIKNGKLVLPALQVLLGGGFNGAGEGMMGDKVIKLPTKRGPAALRTLLNDYETNAFEGEYYNDYFLRQGNKYFYSMLKPLADLTTVVSSDYVDWDHEEPFQTEVGVGECASVLIDLVATTIIEANDKLNWATENLEKKIWADAIYHAYNVFVTGAKALLVSKGVATNTQYGIVKDFDEHFGADFSDLSEGVSFKELVFSINKNEPIQEFAEGFVAKAAHFIGKVNQIRQQQLESEGEPELALVEFGKDS